A single region of the Thermodesulfatator indicus DSM 15286 genome encodes:
- a CDS encoding cytochrome c3 family protein: MFYLILFLLINFLAGNVWAVTLKPSPTRECAICHFRWMEPFYYEHRGTPLHPLQVEKVAGDEMMCFSCHDGSNEDSRVKVWLRDRHKVNIKPSDKVRIPKIFPLSPDGKIVCCTCHSAHGVPTDTSIERVIFLRISNKDSIMCELCHVRQTKKDRNHPMHKGDRPIPKKLVEAGAVLSVTNPKHIICESCHTAHGGTEKNFILPISDSSLCSACHEEKYRETEPQRPRRKNHPLFVKFHEKHGAPKLFAGKKGTVQCSSCHKAHQPDAPQKPFKLLAAPIFDSQLCLICHNEKGTPVKNHPVKITFKLPEKSRLKFFVGPKGTLQCLTCHGIHQKKSFPKSLVAEYNPLCSSCHPKAFLVEKTEHDLRVTAPEEKNILGEDVKTGGLCSPCHVPHNATGPYLWARKLDVKEAYPSDLCLTCHNKEAIASKKLVGEETHPIKIVMKNPPKDLPFYKVGDKKDLLECSTCHNPHQWAPNKKKKGPGKNTEGTPLTSFLRKPAGLNPVLCGTCHQNQLLVEKTEHDLRVTAPEEKNILGEDVKTGGLCSPCHVPHNATGPYLWARKLDVKEAYPSDLCLTCHNKEAIASKKLVGEETHPIKIVMKNPPKDLPFYKVGDKKDLLECSTCHNPHQWAPNKKKKGPGKNTEGTEMSSFLRKPNLKYPKLCGTCHHDQAFVTGTDHDLRVTAPQYVNLQGKSIKDASPCTACHGVHNALYEPYLWVAPLGNGQDYIEKTCYGCHSKDGPAADKTVPVGSHPTKLYFGYHKKYLSLLIAKYVPLFTLDGKRSPQGVITCSTCHDPHIWDDNNPEQAPWKNVEGNVMNSFLRKRLDLMENFCSICHGPSALFLYRYYHDAEMREELHRREIPLIQR, encoded by the coding sequence ATGTTTTATTTGATTTTATTTCTATTAATAAATTTTTTGGCTGGTAATGTTTGGGCTGTAACTTTAAAGCCCAGTCCCACCAGAGAATGTGCTATATGCCATTTTCGTTGGATGGAACCTTTTTACTACGAGCACCGTGGCACTCCTTTGCATCCTTTGCAGGTAGAAAAAGTAGCTGGTGATGAAATGATGTGTTTTAGCTGCCACGATGGTTCTAATGAGGATTCACGGGTAAAAGTTTGGCTTAGAGATAGGCATAAAGTCAATATTAAGCCTTCTGATAAAGTTAGAATTCCAAAGATTTTTCCCCTTTCTCCAGATGGTAAAATAGTGTGTTGTACCTGTCATTCTGCTCATGGAGTACCAACAGATACTAGTATAGAAAGGGTTATATTTTTACGAATTTCTAATAAAGATTCTATAATGTGTGAATTATGCCATGTAAGACAAACCAAAAAAGATCGTAACCATCCTATGCACAAGGGAGACCGTCCTATACCTAAAAAACTTGTAGAAGCCGGGGCAGTACTTTCAGTAACTAATCCAAAACACATAATTTGTGAAAGCTGCCATACCGCTCATGGAGGAACCGAAAAGAATTTTATTTTACCTATTAGTGATTCTTCTTTGTGTAGTGCCTGCCATGAAGAAAAATACAGGGAAACCGAGCCCCAACGTCCACGGCGCAAAAACCATCCTTTGTTTGTAAAATTTCATGAAAAACATGGTGCTCCTAAACTATTTGCTGGTAAGAAGGGAACGGTGCAATGCAGTTCTTGCCATAAAGCCCATCAACCTGATGCTCCGCAAAAACCTTTTAAGCTTCTGGCAGCTCCTATTTTTGATTCTCAACTGTGTTTGATTTGTCATAATGAAAAGGGAACCCCTGTAAAAAATCATCCTGTAAAAATTACGTTTAAACTTCCTGAAAAATCTCGCTTAAAATTTTTTGTAGGTCCTAAAGGAACTCTGCAGTGTCTTACTTGTCATGGTATTCATCAAAAAAAATCTTTTCCAAAATCATTAGTGGCTGAGTACAATCCTTTATGTTCTTCCTGTCACCCTAAAGCCTTCCTAGTAGAGAAGACGGAGCATGATTTAAGGGTAACAGCTCCTGAGGAGAAGAATATTTTAGGAGAAGATGTTAAGACAGGGGGGTTATGTAGTCCCTGTCATGTACCGCATAATGCAACAGGGCCATATTTATGGGCGCGCAAGCTAGATGTTAAAGAGGCCTATCCATCAGATCTTTGTTTAACTTGTCATAATAAGGAAGCGATAGCATCAAAGAAGCTTGTAGGAGAGGAGACTCATCCGATAAAGATAGTGATGAAGAATCCTCCGAAAGATTTGCCATTTTATAAGGTAGGAGATAAGAAAGATCTTTTGGAGTGTAGTACATGTCATAATCCGCACCAGTGGGCACCTAATAAGAAGAAAAAAGGTCCTGGAAAGAATACTGAGGGTACTCCCCTTACTAGCTTTTTGCGTAAGCCAGCTGGTTTGAATCCTGTTCTTTGTGGAACATGTCACCAAAATCAGCTTTTAGTAGAGAAGACGGAGCATGATTTAAGGGTAACAGCTCCTGAGGAGAAGAATATTTTAGGAGAAGATGTTAAGACAGGGGGGTTATGTAGTCCCTGTCATGTACCGCATAATGCAACAGGGCCATATTTATGGGCGCGCAAGCTAGATGTTAAAGAGGCCTATCCATCAGATCTTTGTTTAACTTGTCATAATAAGGAAGCGATAGCATCAAAGAAGCTTGTAGGAGAGGAGACTCATCCGATAAAGATAGTGATGAAGAATCCTCCGAAAGATTTGCCATTTTATAAGGTAGGAGATAAGAAAGATCTTTTGGAGTGTAGTACATGTCATAATCCGCACCAGTGGGCACCTAATAAGAAGAAAAAAGGTCCTGGAAAGAATACTGAGGGTACTGAAATGAGCAGTTTTCTCCGGAAACCTAATTTAAAGTATCCAAAATTATGTGGAACTTGCCATCATGATCAAGCCTTTGTAACCGGTACAGATCATGATTTGCGAGTTACAGCTCCTCAATATGTTAATCTCCAAGGGAAATCTATAAAAGATGCTTCTCCGTGTACCGCTTGTCATGGTGTTCACAATGCTTTGTATGAGCCTTATCTCTGGGTAGCTCCTTTAGGTAATGGTCAAGACTATATAGAAAAAACTTGCTATGGCTGTCATAGTAAAGATGGCCCAGCAGCAGACAAAACTGTACCAGTTGGTTCTCATCCAACTAAACTATATTTTGGTTATCATAAAAAATATCTGTCACTTTTGATAGCAAAATATGTTCCTCTATTTACTTTAGATGGCAAGCGATCTCCTCAAGGAGTTATTACTTGTTCTACCTGTCACGATCCACATATTTGGGATGATAATAATCCTGAACAAGCTCCTTGGAAAAATGTAGAAGGGAATGTAATGAATAGTTTTCTTAGAAAACGTCTAGATTTAATGGAAAACTTCTGTTCTATTTGCCATGGGCCAAGTGCATTGTTTTTGTATCGCTACTATCATGATGCTGAAATGCGAGAAGAGTTACATCGTAGAGAAATTCCTTTAATTCAGAGATGA